One segment of Procambarus clarkii isolate CNS0578487 chromosome 1, FALCON_Pclarkii_2.0, whole genome shotgun sequence DNA contains the following:
- the LOC123754082 gene encoding coiled-coil domain-containing protein 174 isoform X2, with translation MYERLHGGMEALEDDALNQRYLIDFQKKIVNDVLERKKISSLEEKRREKQGKKESASTADYTTPVEEDKWVEYTDAFGRTRECMKKDLPEMLEQDKKLAKDINKDDTLEEPDLGSEDVRREIQRQKWEQMEERNALKKDLHYQDVLFDEARVHGAGFMKFSSDEKRRKEQMDLLKEFQNETQQGEAAKLAAASKQQKLLSTRLEKVRQRKRLKMGLPIKEDKLKTPPVSDDEATGPPPVLKTSEDTPDVVHIDQTESKKKPSVREWDFGKEGVTAVLSQEEWVDRQRTERNNEFAPPSFYDSHKKRQSSQQERSRALPSFNTHNEYASKFHCHSQSQSQNDYGSQLLDSDQMDTSVDNSNRYHKTERKSEFAPPSTYEYYGPSGYKGKRRGAVRQEAAVENAIIKGLAHLRKMNDK, from the exons ATGTATGAGAGGCTACATGGTGGAATGGAAGCTCTGGAAGATGATGCacttaaccaaagatatcttattGACTTTCAG AAGAAAATTGTGAATGATGTTTTGGAAAGAAAAAAGATATCTAGCTTGGAGGAAAAGAGAAGAGAAAAGCAAGGCAAGAAAGAATCTGCCAGCACTGCTGATTATACCACCCCAGTAGAGGAAGATAAGTG GGTGGAGTACACCGATGCTTTTGGCAGAACTCGCGAATGTATGAAAAAAGATTTACCGGAAATGTTGGAACAAGACAAGAAACTTGCCAAGGACATCAATAAA GATGATACATTGGAAGAACCTGATCTTGGGTCAGAGGACGTTCGTCGAGAGATTCAGCGACAGAAATGGGAACAGATGGAGGAACGTAATGCCCTTAAGAAAGATTTACATTATCAAGATGTTCTCTTTGATG AGGCACGAGTGCACGGTGCTGGCTTTATGAAATTCTCTAGTGATGAAAAAAGGAGAAAGGAGCAGATGGACTTGCTGAAAGAGTTCCAGAACGAGACGCAGCAGGGAGAGGCTGCAAAGTTGGCTGCTGCATCTAAACAACAAAAGCTGTTAAGTACTCGCCTTGAAAAGGTTCGCCAGAGAAAAAGACTGAAGATGGGGTTACCCATTAAAG AAGATAAGCTGAAGACCCCACCTGTATCTGATGATGAAGCAACTGGTCCACCACCCGTACTGAAAACATCAGAAGACACACCTGATGTTGTACATATAGATCAAACAGAATCAAAGAAGAAGCCCTCAGTAAGAGAATGGGATTTTGGAAAGGAAGGCGTGACTGCAGTTCTGTCACAGGAGGAATGGGTAGATCgccaacgaacagagagaaataaTGAATTTGCCCCACCCTCTTTCTACGATTCTCATAAGAAACGTCAATCTAGTCAACAGGAGCGGTCTAGAGCACTCCCATCTTTCAATACACACAATGAATATGCCTCAAAGTTTCATTGTCATTCACAATCACAAAGCCAGAATGATTATGGTAGTCAATTGTTAGATTCTGATCAAATGGATACTAGTGTAGATAATAGCAATAGATATCACAAAACAGAGAGAAAGTCTGAATTTGCACCACCTTCCACCTATGAGTACTATGGACCTTCTGGGTATAAAGGTAAAAGACGCGGTGCTGTTCGTCAAGAAGCGGCCGTGGAGAATGCAATTATTAAGGGACTGGCTCACTTGAGGAAAATGAATGATAAGTAA